From one Shewanella sp. GD04112 genomic stretch:
- a CDS encoding class I SAM-dependent methyltransferase, translated as MSSNALYTDLSGYYDLMCSDINYQQQSASIHRLHQFLGNNGKQHLDLACGTGPHVRHFIDLGYQCRGLDINQPMLDMAMRRCPEAQFNLQDMTAFYLEQPVDLITCFLYSIHYSAGIERLKSCIASVHRALNDGGIFCFNSVDKYRIDNRLSIKHFAEFEGHHFAFESGWHYSGQGENQSLNLSIAKSHQPFTQQTDLEGDTDISAHQTELWQDQHTMVATSFAELQALLAPYFEVHIFEHDYEKIVPWDLSSGNALFVCVKI; from the coding sequence ATGTCTTCTAACGCGCTTTATACCGATCTCTCCGGTTATTACGATCTCATGTGCTCCGATATCAACTATCAACAACAGAGTGCGAGCATCCATCGATTGCATCAGTTCTTAGGCAATAATGGCAAGCAACACCTCGATTTAGCCTGTGGCACTGGCCCGCATGTAAGGCATTTTATCGACCTTGGCTATCAGTGTCGTGGTCTTGATATTAATCAACCCATGCTCGATATGGCCATGCGTCGCTGCCCTGAAGCGCAGTTTAATCTACAGGATATGACCGCCTTTTATCTTGAGCAGCCAGTGGATTTAATTACCTGTTTTTTATATTCCATTCATTACAGTGCGGGCATTGAGCGCCTTAAGAGTTGTATTGCCAGTGTGCACCGCGCCCTGAATGACGGCGGGATATTTTGTTTTAACTCGGTTGATAAGTACCGCATCGATAACCGCTTATCGATTAAGCATTTTGCCGAGTTTGAGGGGCACCATTTTGCCTTTGAATCTGGCTGGCATTACAGTGGTCAAGGCGAAAACCAGTCATTAAACCTGAGTATTGCAAAGAGTCACCAGCCTTTTACTCAACAGACTGATTTAGAAGGGGATACAGATATATCTGCGCATCAGACTGAGTTATGGCAAGACCAACATACTATGGTCGCGACCAGTTTTGCGGAGCTGCAAGCCTTACTCGCGCCATATTTTGAAGTGCATATCTTTGAACACGATTATGAAAAAATCGTCCCATGGGATTTAAGCTCAGGTAATGCGCTGTTTGTCTGTGTGAAGATTTAG
- the tnpB gene encoding IS66 family insertion sequence element accessory protein TnpB (TnpB, as the term is used for proteins encoded by IS66 family insertion elements, is considered an accessory protein, since TnpC, encoded by a neighboring gene, is a DDE family transposase.), with product MTPSGKVFLVSGVTDMRKSIDGLSLIVAEQLDMDPFSEAWFIFCNRGRDKLKILFWDTNGFWLYYRRLENGTFKWPRPNSQGVIVISKPQLHWLLSGLSLENNKAHRPLNGLEV from the coding sequence ATGACTCCCTCCGGCAAGGTCTTTCTGGTCTCCGGTGTCACCGACATGCGAAAGTCTATCGATGGTCTGTCGCTCATTGTCGCCGAACAACTCGACATGGACCCGTTCAGCGAGGCCTGGTTTATATTCTGTAATCGCGGACGCGATAAACTCAAAATCTTGTTTTGGGATACCAACGGGTTTTGGCTTTACTATCGCCGTTTGGAGAACGGTACCTTCAAATGGCCTCGCCCGAATTCCCAGGGCGTGATTGTCATTAGCAAACCGCAACTTCACTGGTTGCTCTCTGGGCTGTCACTCGAGAACAACAAAGCCCATCGGCCTTTAAATGGGCTAGAAGTGTGA
- a CDS encoding ribosome alternative rescue factor ArfA produces MAKLKETSVLEHENGRGTITDNALKAVVTSSLFRMRTEKPKKGKGSYNRKAANRKGYQHRGDTPFDFMGVCLTGA; encoded by the coding sequence ATGGCAAAGCTTAAAGAGACTAGCGTGCTCGAACATGAAAATGGTCGCGGCACTATTACCGACAACGCACTCAAGGCAGTGGTGACGAGTTCACTGTTTAGAATGCGCACCGAAAAGCCGAAAAAGGGCAAAGGGTCTTACAACCGTAAAGCAGCAAACCGAAAGGGGTATCAGCACAGGGGCGATACCCCTTTCGACTTTATGGGAGTTTGCCTCACTGGAGCCTAG
- a CDS encoding IS66 family transposase, whose translation MTDYPDDIEQLKAMLLAKDALLQAKEEEVAALKTQVQLLVEQLNLSKSKRFAAQSEKVAKGTFNEAEQQNALPSSPKERRKTGRKPLPADLEREVQTHTLNAPYCDCCDAPLHECGKEISETLKILPQRVSVIRHERTKYACRHCEQTAETSKVVTAPKPASMLPKSLGSAEAFAAVVTAKYVDALPLYRQVDILNRSGIDISRATLANWCVQLGSKVQVIIDAMKAQLLKESLICADETTVQVLREEDRQAQSKSYMWVYRSGEFTPNPVVIYDYHPSRAGACVREFLGDYHGYLLSDGYSAYDTVDGVTQAACMAHVRRKFTDAQKASPSKKAGKPEKALAFIAKLYGIEKRAKTLSAEARQQLRMQESLPILNDFKAWLDSLNVLPKGALGQAITYTKNQWPKLLTYLEDGHISIDNNVTERDIRPFTTGRKNWMFSTSVGGAKASANLYSLVMTCRANDINPYYYFRHLFTELPKRSIADDMSDLMPWNVDLSGIE comes from the coding sequence GTGACCGACTACCCCGATGATATAGAACAACTCAAGGCCATGCTTCTTGCCAAGGATGCATTGTTGCAGGCCAAAGAGGAGGAAGTCGCCGCCCTCAAAACGCAGGTGCAATTGCTCGTTGAGCAGCTCAACCTCAGCAAATCCAAACGCTTCGCTGCCCAAAGCGAAAAAGTCGCCAAAGGAACGTTCAACGAAGCTGAACAGCAAAACGCGTTGCCTTCCTCACCTAAAGAGCGCAGAAAAACGGGTCGTAAACCGCTGCCTGCTGACCTTGAACGCGAGGTGCAAACCCATACCTTAAATGCGCCGTATTGCGACTGCTGTGATGCGCCTTTACATGAATGCGGTAAGGAAATCAGCGAAACCCTGAAAATCCTACCTCAGCGAGTGAGTGTCATTCGCCATGAGCGCACCAAATATGCTTGTCGCCACTGCGAGCAAACAGCCGAAACCAGCAAAGTGGTCACAGCTCCAAAACCGGCGAGTATGCTCCCTAAAAGCCTTGGCAGTGCCGAGGCCTTCGCCGCCGTGGTCACCGCCAAATACGTCGATGCACTGCCGCTCTACCGTCAGGTAGATATCCTGAACCGCTCGGGTATAGATATTAGTCGCGCCACCTTGGCCAACTGGTGTGTGCAGCTTGGCAGTAAAGTGCAGGTCATTATCGATGCAATGAAAGCGCAGCTCCTAAAAGAATCCCTCATCTGCGCCGATGAAACCACGGTGCAAGTGCTCAGAGAAGAAGACAGACAGGCCCAGTCCAAATCCTATATGTGGGTTTATCGCAGCGGCGAGTTCACCCCCAATCCCGTCGTCATCTACGACTATCACCCCAGCCGAGCAGGCGCTTGTGTGCGCGAATTCCTTGGTGATTACCATGGTTATCTGTTGTCAGATGGTTACAGTGCGTATGACACGGTAGACGGTGTCACTCAAGCCGCGTGCATGGCGCATGTGCGCCGCAAGTTCACCGATGCTCAAAAGGCATCCCCTTCGAAAAAGGCAGGGAAACCCGAAAAGGCCCTGGCCTTTATCGCCAAACTGTATGGGATAGAAAAGCGAGCCAAAACGCTGTCGGCCGAAGCCCGCCAACAGCTGAGGATGCAAGAAAGCCTCCCCATATTGAATGACTTCAAAGCGTGGCTCGATAGCCTGAATGTGCTGCCCAAAGGAGCATTAGGCCAGGCCATCACCTACACCAAGAATCAGTGGCCTAAGCTGCTGACCTACCTGGAAGATGGACATATCAGCATCGACAACAATGTGACAGAGCGGGATATCCGGCCGTTCACGACGGGGCGAAAAAACTGGATGTTCTCAACGTCAGTCGGTGGTGCGAAAGCCAGTGCCAATCTGTATAGCTTGGTCATGACGTGTCGGGCGAATGACATCAACCCCTATTATTACTTCCGGCACCTGTTCACGGAGTTGCCAAAGCGTTCAATCGCCGATGATATGTCGGATCTGATGCCATGGAATGTTGATCTCAGTGGAATTGAGTAG
- a CDS encoding TonB-dependent receptor gives MAANTSTIPHCFKCSAIASALTLALGASVASQAMADETNQTQIERIQVHGEQSIGRNTLGSADALLKDQGVDFSEAGGVSALPVLNGMMGDRIKVLVDGADITASCANQMNPPLSYVSANQISSVEVVAGVSPVSAGGDNIAGVIKVNSLNPKFSDSEDLSFESGEISSGYRSTSDAFLLGAKAGIASKNLSFSYQGAYEDANSYHDGHGDKVLDTLYRAQNHALTAAWRDDKQQLAIKLTHQAIPFQGFPNQYMDMTDNKSYGALVRYLRDLDNDGEFSAQLNWHSVKHEMGFFTPEKTGKMPMNTEGSDYSYQLHWRLPMGDNSTLLVGQEFYNYQLDDTWPAVPGTMMAPNDYININDGERRRAAVYGEWQQNLTPVWWLSAGVRYEYVTTDTGEVQAYSNMPMMGMPNMDAEAAKAFNAMDRSRDDNLIDATLLARYQLSAKQQLEFGLARKNRAPNLYERYSWGRGVMATTMIGWYGDGNGYVGNPNLKPETAHTLSAAYKFAGDEWQFSTTAWYSAVTDYIDAEVIGSFNRSGLANGKRNILKFTNEDAHLYGAKLSANYLLADTDSGKWQMQGKLNITRGERDEGNEPLYQIKPLQTELALSHQLGDWENRLSWQWVATKDKVDDRRLENETDSYSLLNLSSSIKWQELSLTFAINNLFDTYYELPLGGVNLAEFKADSSGGFSQVAGSGRSFELGASYRF, from the coding sequence ATGGCTGCAAATACTTCAACTATCCCCCACTGCTTTAAATGCTCCGCAATCGCCAGCGCACTGACCTTAGCATTAGGCGCTTCGGTTGCCTCACAGGCCATGGCCGACGAGACAAATCAGACGCAAATTGAACGTATTCAAGTCCATGGCGAACAGAGTATTGGCCGTAACACCTTAGGCTCGGCCGATGCCTTGCTGAAAGACCAAGGCGTGGATTTCTCCGAAGCGGGCGGCGTTTCCGCCTTGCCCGTGCTGAATGGCATGATGGGCGATCGCATTAAAGTGTTAGTCGATGGCGCGGATATCACCGCCTCCTGTGCCAACCAAATGAACCCACCACTTTCCTACGTTTCCGCTAATCAAATCAGCTCGGTAGAAGTGGTCGCGGGCGTGTCCCCTGTCAGTGCGGGCGGTGACAATATCGCCGGGGTGATTAAGGTTAATAGCCTGAATCCTAAATTTAGCGACAGCGAAGACCTCAGCTTCGAAAGCGGCGAGATTTCATCGGGATACCGCAGCACCAGCGATGCCTTCTTACTCGGCGCTAAGGCTGGAATTGCCAGTAAGAACTTAAGTTTCAGCTATCAAGGCGCCTATGAAGATGCCAATAGCTACCACGATGGTCACGGCGATAAAGTGCTCGATACCCTCTATCGTGCCCAAAACCATGCGTTAACAGCGGCATGGCGTGATGACAAACAACAACTGGCGATTAAGCTAACGCATCAGGCGATCCCTTTCCAAGGTTTCCCGAACCAATACATGGATATGACAGATAACAAGAGTTACGGTGCCCTAGTCCGTTATCTGCGTGATTTAGACAACGACGGTGAATTTAGCGCCCAGTTAAACTGGCACAGTGTGAAGCATGAAATGGGCTTCTTCACTCCGGAAAAAACCGGCAAGATGCCGATGAACACTGAAGGCAGCGATTACAGCTACCAACTGCATTGGCGCTTACCTATGGGCGATAACAGCACGTTACTCGTCGGCCAGGAATTTTATAACTATCAACTCGATGATACTTGGCCAGCAGTGCCCGGCACTATGATGGCCCCCAATGACTATATCAATATCAACGACGGTGAACGCCGCCGCGCCGCAGTTTATGGCGAGTGGCAGCAAAACCTCACGCCAGTCTGGTGGTTGTCTGCCGGGGTGCGTTATGAATATGTCACCACTGATACGGGCGAAGTGCAGGCCTACAGCAATATGCCCATGATGGGCATGCCGAATATGGATGCCGAAGCCGCAAAAGCCTTTAATGCTATGGATAGAAGCCGAGACGATAACCTTATCGACGCCACGCTGCTGGCGCGTTATCAGCTATCGGCCAAACAACAATTGGAATTTGGCTTAGCCCGTAAAAACCGCGCGCCAAACCTGTATGAGCGTTACAGCTGGGGCCGTGGCGTGATGGCAACCACAATGATCGGCTGGTATGGCGACGGTAACGGTTATGTGGGCAATCCCAATCTAAAGCCTGAAACGGCGCACACCCTGAGCGCGGCCTACAAGTTTGCGGGCGATGAATGGCAATTCTCGACCACGGCTTGGTATAGCGCAGTGACAGACTATATTGATGCCGAGGTGATTGGCAGCTTTAACCGTAGTGGCCTTGCCAACGGTAAACGCAATATCCTTAAATTTACCAACGAAGATGCCCATTTATATGGCGCTAAGTTGAGTGCGAACTACCTATTAGCCGATACCGACAGCGGTAAATGGCAGATGCAGGGCAAGCTGAATATCACCCGAGGCGAGCGAGATGAGGGTAACGAGCCGCTTTATCAAATCAAACCGCTACAAACCGAGTTAGCCCTTAGCCATCAACTAGGTGATTGGGAAAACCGCCTGTCATGGCAATGGGTAGCGACTAAGGATAAGGTCGATGATCGCCGCTTAGAAAATGAGACCGACAGCTATTCGCTGTTAAATCTAAGCAGCAGTATCAAATGGCAAGAGCTGAGTTTAACCTTTGCGATCAACAACCTGTTTGATACTTACTACGAACTACCGCTGGGTGGTGTCAACCTTGCCGAATTTAAGGCTGATAGCAGTGGTGGCTTTAGCCAAGTCGCAGGCTCGGGTCGCTCATTTGAATTAGGTGCTAGCTATCGCTTCTAA
- a CDS encoding oxidative stress defense protein produces MKHSLLAVLVAGGLFSGVFTAKAMAADVDFPHIETMGVSQIQVEPDMAELNVEVAVTEKEAKAAKDNSDAAVAKFIARLTAAGITKEQIQSANLNLQPQYVYAQDKAPELSGYTASRQITVTISDLARLNTILDSALEEGINRVNNIALKSSKEAEYVAKARQAAIVDAKQKAESLAKGFGENLGKVWQIRYYDQRPVQPVMLRMNAKADAMGAAESYQYGQVTIEDRVEVVYKLK; encoded by the coding sequence ATGAAGCATTCTCTTTTAGCTGTATTAGTGGCTGGTGGTCTTTTTTCAGGTGTGTTTACTGCAAAGGCGATGGCCGCCGACGTAGATTTTCCCCATATCGAAACCATGGGCGTAAGCCAAATTCAGGTTGAGCCGGATATGGCAGAGCTTAATGTCGAAGTCGCCGTTACTGAGAAAGAGGCCAAGGCCGCTAAGGATAATTCGGATGCCGCAGTGGCGAAATTTATCGCCCGTTTAACCGCTGCGGGCATTACCAAGGAGCAAATCCAAAGCGCTAACTTAAATCTGCAGCCGCAATATGTGTATGCCCAGGATAAGGCGCCAGAGCTGAGTGGTTATACCGCGAGTCGCCAAATCACAGTTACCATTAGTGATTTAGCCCGCTTAAATACGATTTTGGACTCCGCCTTAGAGGAGGGGATTAACAGGGTTAATAATATCGCCCTTAAGTCGAGCAAAGAGGCCGAGTATGTGGCCAAGGCGCGCCAAGCGGCGATTGTCGATGCTAAACAAAAAGCCGAAAGCTTAGCCAAGGGATTTGGGGAGAACTTAGGTAAGGTGTGGCAAATTCGTTATTACGATCAACGCCCTGTGCAGCCCGTAATGTTACGGATGAATGCCAAGGCCGATGCCATGGGCGCCGCCGAAAGCTATCAATATGGCCAAGTGACTATCGAAGATAGAGTCGAAGTGGTTTATAAACTCAAATAA
- a CDS encoding IS256 family transposase has protein sequence MTTPTFDINAAIQALREGKDLTGKDGILTPLIKQLTEAALAAELDGHLASTEGANRKNGKTTKTVKSPIGNFELNTPRDRAGTFEPQLVKKHQTQLTDEMERKIIGLFSLGTSYQDIRAHIEDMYGMSVSNGTVNAITDKLLPELQAWRERELEPLYPVIWLDAIHYKIKENGRFISKAVYTILALNVEGKKELLGLYLSDNEGAHHWLSVLTDLYNRGVKDILIACVDGLKGFPEAIETIYPQTEVQLCVIHQIRNSMKYVASKHQKAFMADLKCVYSKRLINPTYQ, from the coding sequence ATGACCACACCTACTTTTGATATCAATGCTGCCATTCAAGCGCTGCGTGAAGGTAAAGACCTCACCGGCAAGGATGGCATCTTAACCCCTTTGATTAAGCAACTCACTGAAGCGGCCTTAGCCGCAGAGTTGGATGGCCATTTGGCGAGCACTGAAGGCGCTAATCGTAAAAACGGTAAAACCACTAAAACAGTTAAAAGCCCCATTGGTAACTTTGAGTTGAACACGCCCAGAGACAGAGCGGGCACCTTCGAGCCTCAATTAGTCAAAAAGCACCAAACCCAGCTTACCGATGAAATGGAGCGTAAAATCATTGGCTTATTTTCATTAGGCACCAGCTATCAAGATATTCGTGCACATATCGAAGACATGTACGGCATGTCGGTGTCCAACGGCACGGTGAACGCCATTACTGACAAGTTACTACCTGAGCTTCAGGCATGGCGGGAACGCGAGCTAGAGCCGCTTTACCCCGTCATATGGCTCGATGCGATTCACTATAAAATCAAAGAGAATGGTCGCTTTATCAGCAAGGCGGTTTACACCATTCTGGCCCTTAACGTCGAAGGCAAGAAAGAGCTATTAGGCTTATATCTGTCTGATAATGAAGGGGCTCACCATTGGTTAAGCGTACTAACCGACCTGTATAACCGTGGGGTGAAAGACATCCTCATCGCCTGTGTGGATGGCCTTAAAGGCTTTCCTGAAGCGATTGAAACCATATATCCACAGACGGAAGTACAGCTGTGCGTCATCCATCAAATTCGCAACTCAATGAAGTATGTCGCGTCCAAGCACCAAAAAGCCTTCATGGCCGATTTAAAGTGTGTTTATAGTAAGCGGTTAATAAACCCCACATACCAATAA
- the rimO gene encoding 30S ribosomal protein S12 methylthiotransferase RimO — MTVETFNPKQTTTLETPAKTLEAASADSTATGNRIGFVSLGCPKNLVDSERILTQLRIDGYEVTNSYDNADLVIVNTCGFIDAAVEESLDAVREALEENGKVIVTGCLGAKENQIREVHPDVLEITGPHSYEAVLKHVHKYVPKPEHNPFTSLIPQTGVKLTPKHYAYLKISEGCDNRCTFCIIPALRGDLDSRPAGSVLDEAKRLVESGVQEILVVSQDTSAYGKDKGGRTDFWNGMPVKQDITSLARQLGKMGAWVRLHYIYPYPWVDDLIPLMAEGLILPYLDIPMQHASPRILKMMKRPGRVDRQLEAIQRWREICPDLVIRSTFIVGFPGETEEDFEMLLDFLREARLDRVGCFKYSEVEGAVANTIAELISEDVKEDRYHRFMEVQAEISAERLACFVGRTMDILIDDVDEEGAIGRSFADAPEIDGMVFINGETELEPGMLVRAVITHSDEHDLWAELVDADAEDDIEA; from the coding sequence ATGACAGTTGAAACTTTTAATCCTAAGCAAACAACCACGCTTGAGACCCCAGCCAAGACATTAGAAGCAGCGAGTGCTGATTCTACTGCTACAGGGAATCGCATCGGTTTCGTGTCTTTGGGTTGCCCAAAAAACCTAGTGGACTCAGAGCGCATTCTGACCCAATTACGCATCGACGGCTATGAAGTCACCAACAGCTACGACAATGCCGATCTGGTTATCGTCAACACCTGTGGCTTTATCGATGCGGCGGTTGAAGAATCCTTAGATGCGGTGCGCGAAGCCCTAGAAGAAAACGGCAAAGTGATCGTGACCGGCTGTTTAGGCGCCAAGGAAAACCAAATCCGTGAAGTGCACCCTGACGTGCTCGAAATCACGGGTCCACACAGCTACGAAGCCGTGTTAAAGCATGTACACAAGTACGTGCCAAAACCAGAGCACAACCCATTTACCTCGTTAATCCCACAAACTGGGGTTAAGTTAACGCCTAAGCATTATGCTTATTTAAAGATTTCAGAAGGTTGTGATAACCGTTGTACCTTCTGCATCATCCCTGCTCTGCGTGGCGATTTAGACAGCCGCCCAGCGGGTAGCGTATTAGATGAAGCCAAGCGTTTGGTTGAATCGGGCGTGCAAGAAATTTTAGTCGTTAGCCAAGACACCTCTGCCTACGGCAAAGACAAGGGCGGTCGCACCGACTTCTGGAACGGTATGCCAGTGAAGCAAGACATCACTAGCCTTGCTCGCCAGCTGGGCAAGATGGGCGCTTGGGTACGTTTACACTACATCTACCCATACCCATGGGTTGACGATCTGATCCCCTTGATGGCCGAAGGTTTAATCCTGCCATACCTAGATATTCCAATGCAGCACGCCAGCCCACGCATCCTGAAGATGATGAAGCGTCCAGGCCGTGTTGACCGTCAGTTAGAAGCCATCCAACGCTGGCGCGAAATCTGCCCAGACTTGGTGATCCGCTCAACCTTTATCGTGGGCTTCCCAGGCGAAACCGAAGAAGACTTCGAAATGCTGCTCGACTTCCTGCGTGAAGCGCGCCTCGACCGCGTAGGCTGCTTCAAGTACTCAGAAGTAGAAGGCGCTGTAGCCAACACCATCGCTGAACTTATCAGCGAAGACGTGAAGGAAGACAGATACCACAGATTTATGGAAGTCCAAGCCGAGATCAGCGCCGAGCGTTTAGCCTGTTTCGTTGGCCGCACTATGGATATTCTGATCGATGACGTAGACGAAGAAGGCGCCATTGGCCGCAGCTTCGCCGATGCTCCAGAAATCGACGGCATGGTCTTTATCAACGGTGAAACCGAACTCGAACCCGGCATGTTAGTTCGCGCTGTAATCACTCACTCGGACGAGCACGATCTGTGGGCCGAGTTAGTCGACGCCGACGCTGAAGATGATATCGAGGCTTAA
- a CDS encoding transporter substrate-binding domain-containing protein, which produces MQFAVIYRPLLSLVFLLLSLFPSLAQAFSSSECIITMGYRTSERLPFIQHEPNNQGFYHDIYQAAAERIGCKLRITRAPKMRILRDLKLGNIDFYPGLSFSEERAQFAFFIPNGLSERAIGISRAGAADIRSLEQLSQSGMTLLIAPGSYDFNGLPETMSVRKPPELDVPKALDYLLASQGDFFIYDQATISYYLKQRDMSQFKLHPNCCQQPQAMYLGFSKKSRHFRGQHNPNYRADLPVSPDNSPNRLAEDSKAYEFAKALAAMDAEGETQRIYFNHFG; this is translated from the coding sequence TTGCAATTTGCAGTTATTTATCGGCCCTTACTTAGCCTCGTTTTCCTATTACTCAGCCTCTTCCCCAGCTTAGCGCAGGCTTTTTCAAGCTCTGAGTGCATCATTACCATGGGTTATCGCACCAGTGAGCGCCTTCCCTTTATCCAACACGAACCCAATAACCAAGGGTTTTACCACGATATCTATCAAGCCGCCGCCGAGCGGATTGGTTGCAAACTCAGGATCACCCGCGCGCCTAAGATGCGGATTTTGCGGGATTTAAAACTCGGTAATATCGACTTTTACCCAGGCCTGAGTTTTAGTGAGGAGCGCGCTCAATTTGCCTTTTTTATTCCTAATGGCCTGTCGGAGCGCGCCATCGGCATAAGCCGTGCAGGAGCCGCCGATATACGTTCGTTAGAGCAGTTGTCCCAAAGCGGGATGACACTGTTAATCGCCCCCGGTAGCTACGACTTTAACGGCCTCCCCGAAACCATGTCGGTACGTAAACCGCCAGAACTCGATGTGCCTAAGGCCTTAGATTACCTGCTTGCCAGCCAAGGGGATTTTTTTATCTACGATCAGGCCACCATCAGCTACTACCTTAAACAGCGGGACATGAGCCAATTTAAGCTGCACCCCAATTGCTGCCAGCAGCCTCAGGCCATGTATCTGGGCTTTTCGAAAAAAAGCCGCCATTTTCGCGGGCAACATAACCCCAATTACCGAGCAGACTTACCCGTCAGCCCAGATAACAGCCCCAACAGACTCGCCGAAGATTCAAAGGCCTATGAGTTTGCCAAGGCACTCGCCGCCATGGACGCCGAAGGGGAAACCCAGCGTATCTACTTCAATCACTTCGGTTAA